From a single Raphanus sativus cultivar WK10039 chromosome 3, ASM80110v3, whole genome shotgun sequence genomic region:
- the LOC108844301 gene encoding coatomer subunit epsilon-2 codes for MAGMGGAGPDHLFNLRNTFYLGAYQTAINNSEIPNLSPEDAVERDCLVFRSYIALGSYQLVISEIDEAAATPLQAVKLLAMYLSSPDNKESTISSLKEWLADSTIGNNAILRLIAGTIFMHEEDYNEALKHTHAGGTMDLHALNVQIFIKMHRSDYAEKQLRVMQQYDEDHTLTQLATAWLNLAVGGSKIQEAHLIFQDFSERYPMTCLILNSKAVCCMQMGNFDEAESLLLEALNKDAKDPETLANLVVCSLHVGKSSSRYLSQLKLSHPEHVLVKRVSSAEDNFERALQSIA; via the exons ATGGCAGGCATGGGAGGAGCAGGACCAGATCACCTCTTCAACCTCCGAAACACGTTTTACCTCGGAGCTTATCAAACGGCGATCAACAACAGCGAGATCCCCAACCTCTCGCCGGAAGACGCCGTGGAACGCGACTGCCTCGTCTTCCGCTCGTACATCGCCCTCGGTAGCTATCAG CTTGTCATCAGTGAGATCGATGAAGCCGCCGCAACTCCATTGCAGGCAGTCAAGCTCCTCGCTATGTATCTATCGAGTCCTGATAATAAG GAATCAACCATTTCAAGCTTGAAGGAATGGTTGGCCGATTCAACAATAGGAAACAATGCTATCTTAAGATTGATTGCTGGTACTATTTTCATGCATGAGGAAGATTATAATGAAGCTTTGAAACACACTCATGCGGGAGGAACTATGGATCT GCATGCTTTGAATGTCCAGATATTCATTAAGATGCACAGATCAGATTACGCTGAGAAGCAGCTTAGAGTGATGCAACAGTATGACGAAGACCACACTCTCACCCAACTTGCTACCGCATGGTTGAACCTGGCAGTG GGTGGCTCGAAGATACAAGAAGCTCATCTCATTTTCCAGGATTTCTCTGAGAGGTACCCGATGACATGCTTGATTTTGAATAGCAAAGCAGTTTGCTGTATGCAAATGGGTAACTTTGATGAAGCTGAATCGCTACTACTTGAAGCACTCAACAAG GATGCTAAAGACCCAGAAACTCTTGCAAACCTTGTCGTCTGCAGTCTTCATGTTGGCAAATCGTCTTCACGTTACTTAAG ccAGCTGAAACTATCACACCCTGAACATGTGCTTGTGAAGCGTGTATCATCAGCCGAAGATAACTTCGAGAGAGCACTTCAATCTATCGCTTGA
- the LOC108846813 gene encoding transcription factor bHLH53-like, translated as MDYLSHFFNWEPPIQLQDCFIPDMDMVIPETDSFFFQTQPQMQFHQPLFKEEAPSQSLLELTDFDSFCDQFLPPQETYLPYPKAELFDQTYNFDSFLPTPKRQKLVNSSYHCNTHTHTQFPNPNLDFLPEASVSPHEFRVRDFPLVFKAGLGDQDGAKKPKLSSQSMAARERRRRIAEKTHELTKLIPGGQKLNTAEMFQAAAKYVKFLQSQVGILQMMQTTKKTQGITDVEIETQFLLESQAVQEKLSTKEVCLVPCEMVRDLTSEDSIWRNPKISREINKLLSTDLAN; from the exons ATGGACTATTTAAGCCACTTCTTTAATTGGGAACCTCCTATCCAGCTCCAGGATTGTTTTATTCCAGATATGGATATGGTTATCCCAGAAACCGACAGTTTCTTCTTCCAAACTCAACCGCAAATGCAGTTTCATCAGCCATTGTTTAAAGAAGAAGCTCCTTCACAAAGCCTTTTAGAGCTCACTGACTTTGACTCTTTCTGCGATCAATTTCTTCCTCCCCAAGAAACATATCTTCCTTACCCTAAAGCTGAACTCTTCGACCAAACATACAACTTTGATTCCTTCCTTCCCACGCCAAAACGCCAGAAACTTGTTAACTCAAGCTACCACTGTAACACTCACACTCACACCCAATTCCCAAACCCTAACCTTGATTTCCTTCCAGAAGCTTCCGTCTCCCCTCATGAGTTTCGAGTTCGGGACTTCCCCTTGGTGTTCAAGGCAGGTTTAGGGGATCAAGACGGCGCCAAGAAACCAAAGCTTTCATCTCAGAGCATGGCGGCTcgagagaggagaagaagaattgCTGAGAAGACTCACGAGCTCACCAAACTCATCCCCGGTGGCCAGAAGCTTAACACCGCCGAGATGTTCCAAGCCGCCGCTAAGTATGTCAAGTTCTTGCAAAGCCAAGTTGGCATCCTCCAAATGATGCAGACCACAAAGAAG ACGCAGGGTATCACTGATGTGGAAATAGAAACTCAGTTTTTGCTTGAGTCGCAAGCAGTCCAGGAGAAGCTATCCACGAAGGAAGTATGTTTGGTTCCGTGTGAAATGGTTCGAGATCTAACAAGTGAAGATTCCATTTGGAGAAACCCTAAGATTTCTCGAGAGATTAATAAGTTACTGTCCACAGATCTGGCTAACTAG
- the LOC108846232 gene encoding uncharacterized protein LOC108846232, producing the protein MELFLSPTLLLGVPLLSLVSMILYHNLRSKRNSLAEEIATVVKEVDKVNGMLFWSPLYWESIEMLARDEVSRGIFYALPDESKLHYLKRKTKASIVPEFESLNTFDG; encoded by the exons ATGGAGCTTTTTCTGTCTCCTACTTTACTACTCGGGGTTCCTCTTCTGTCTTTAGTTTCGATG ATTTTGTATCACAACTTGAGATCTAAACGTAACTCATTGGCTGAGGAAATAGCCACCGTCGTTAAGGAAGTAGACAAGGTCAATGGGATGCTTTTTTGGAGCCCCCTCTATTGGGAGTCTATAGAAATGCTTGCAAGAGACGAGGTTTCACGAGGCATATTCTATGCACTTCCCGATGAGTCTAAGCTGCATTACTTAAAACGCAAAACAAAAGCTTCCATTGTCCCAGAGTTTGAAAGTTTGAACACTTTTGATGgctaa
- the LOC108846340 gene encoding berberine bridge enzyme-like 16 yields MKMKIFSLPTFLISLHLLIFLITFPRVYSSSRTIYVPELFLQCLDTQPADPGSPNSNAAVIPTDSSFSTNLMSAVRNLRFASASTRKPEAIVAAVTETHIRATISCCKLLNLELKVRSGGHDYEGFSYTSPVPFVILDMYNFHKVDINLEDETVWIQSGASLGELYYNIAKTSKVHAFPAGVCPKVGAGGHFSGGGFGNLMRKYGLSVDNIIDAQIMDADGKVYRDRRSMGEDVFWAIRGGGGGSYGVILAWKLKLVRVPENVTVFKLERTVQEGAIDLVYKWQHVAPVIDKDLFIRLEIKPVYRNTSECKTRTINVSFIGMFLGEPKRLLNIMNQSFPELDLKEPDCMVKKWIDSVVFWAEYPENQPLEILLKRISVNEYYWKRTSDFVQTPISKQGIARIFQTMIYHSPLPRRVWMQWNPWGGRMAEIASDETPFVHRAGNVFMIEHFMNWYAPGEKLEEEFMAISRSFKKAMAPFVSKNPREAFLNYRDVDIGITTPGYNATVEGAKVYGEKYFKGNYLRLVQVKAGFDPTNFFRSQQGIPVPA; encoded by the coding sequence atgaaaatgaagATCTTTTCACTACCAACGTTTCTTATCTCACTCCATCTACTGATCTTTCTCATCACATTCCCACGAGTCTACTCATCATCACGGACAATTTATGTGCCGGAGCTTTTCCTCCAATGTCTCGACACTCAGCCAGCCGACCCCGGCAGTCCTAACTCTAACGCCGCCGTGATTCCCACAGACTCATCTTTCTCAACAAACCTGATGAGCGCCGTGAGAAACCTCCGGTTCGCTTCTGCCTCCACAAGAAAACCGGAAGCCATCGTCGCCGCCGTTACCGAAACCCACATCAGAGCAACAATCTCTTGCTGCAAACTCCTGAACCTCGAGCTCAAAGTCCGCAGCGGCGGCCACGACTACGAGGGCTTCTCCTACACCTCTCCGGTGCCGTTCGTGATCCTAGACATGTACAACTTCCACAAAGTCGACATCAACCTCGAGGACGAGACCGTGTGGATCCAATCCGGAGCCTCCCTCGGCGAGCTTTACTACAACATTGCGAAAACAAGCAAAGTCCACGCTTTCCCCGCCGGAGTGTGTCCTAAAGTCGGCGCCGGAGGACATTTCAGCGGCGGAGGGTTCGGGAATCTGATGAGGAAGTACGGTTTATCCGTTGACAACATCATCGACGCGCAAATCATGGACGCCGACGGGAAAGTCTACCGGGACAGACGTTCTATGGGAGAAGACGTGTTTTGGGCGATTCGCGGCGGAGGTGGTGGGAGCTACGGGGTGATTCTTGCGTGGAAGCTTAAGCTCGTTAGGGTTCCGGAGAACGTCACCGTTTTTAAACTGGAGAGAACGGTGCAAGAAGGCGCCATTGACTTGGTCTACAAATGGCAGCACGTGGCTCCGGTTATCGACAAAGATTTGTTTATCCGGTTAGAGATTAAACCGGTTTACCGTAATACATCAGAATGCAAGACCAGGACGATTAACGTTTCCTTCATCGGAATGTTTCTCGGTGAACCCAAGAGACTTTTAAACATAATGAACCAAAGTTTCCCGGAGCTAGACTTGAAGGAACCGGATTGCATGGTGAAAAAATGGATCGATTCGGTGGTTTTCTGGGCGGAGTACCCAGAAAACCAACCGTTAGAGATTCTTCTCAAAAGAATATCAGTGAACGAATACTACTGGAAACGAACTTCGGACTTCGTTCAAACTCCTATCTCAAAACAAGGTATTGCCAGGATTTTCCAGACCATGATCTATCACTCGCCGCTTCCACGGCGAGTTTGGATGCAGTGGAACCCTTGGGGAGGCAGGATGGCTGAGATAGCATCTGATGAGACGCCGTTTGTGCATAGAGCTGGTAACGTTTTTATGATCGAGCATTTCATGAATTGGTATGCGCCTGGAGAGAAGCTAGAGGAGGAGTTCATGGCCATCTCAAGAAGCTTTAAAAAGGCGATGGCTCCGTTTGTTTCCAAGAATCCGAGGGAGGCTTTCTTGAACTACAGAGACGTCGATATCGGAATCACGACGCCGGGGTATAACGCAACGGTCGAAGGAGCTAAGGTTTATGGTGAGAAGTATTTTAAAGGGAATTACTTGAGATTGGTTCAAGTTAAAGCCGGGTTCGACCCGACTAATTTTTTCCGGTCTCAGCAGGGGATTCCGGTTCCTGCATAG